The sequence GCGCTGTCAATATGGGCAGCCAGTAACTGTGATAAGTCCCCCAATGCTGGGGAATGATTTGGATTGAGTGAACTTGCCGACGCCCCGCCAAATAGGTGGCATTGTGGCCCCAGGTCTGGTGTCGGGAAGATGTCATGCTATTGTCAGGTTGCTGTCGTGGCAGGGCTTCACACTTGCGCTTAGGTTTGTTGATATGTCTTCAAACCCCGGAGAGTTAAAAATGAATCTTTATCGTATTCGTGAATTACGTCAGGCTCGGGCCTGGTCACAAGAACAATTAGCAGAGCTTTGCAGCCTCAGCGTGCGGACTATTCAGCGAATTGAGAATGGTGAGCAAGCCAGTCTTGAGACGTTAAGTGCCATTGCGGCGGTGATGGAATTAAAAGTGAGCGAGCTTTATTCCCCTGATTACAGTCAATCACAAATGGGGTCTGGTGAGGCTGTTGACCAGCGAGTATTGGATGCGCGTGAAGCCGTGGAAAATGAAATGTCATTTTTGCGCCAACTCCTGCGGGGAGTTATCCTTTGC comes from Yersinia canariae and encodes:
- a CDS encoding helix-turn-helix domain-containing protein translates to MNLYRIRELRQARAWSQEQLAELCSLSVRTIQRIENGEQASLETLSAIAAVMELKVSELYSPDYSQSQMGSGEAVDQRVLDAREAVENEMSFLRQLLRGVILCAILFAINWFTSPGYMWAWWVVLGLSIPLGLKAINLFLLGNWVERWQQKRLQKKLRNL